Proteins encoded in a region of the Planococcus shixiaomingii genome:
- a CDS encoding cell division protein SepF translates to MSIKNKFKNFFYLEEYEDEQPQQAQQPQPQAPRYEKPATTVQKTRDTPKERRQKAVEAPTVPNLVSLQSAMKASKVNLVEPRVYAEAQDIAEHLKSKRAVVVNLQRIEKDQGLRIIDFLSGTVYALGGDIQRIGTDIFLCVPDTVEVDGAISDFYYDDQQ, encoded by the coding sequence ATGAGTATAAAAAATAAATTTAAAAACTTTTTTTACCTAGAAGAATATGAAGACGAACAGCCGCAACAAGCGCAACAGCCACAACCACAAGCTCCGCGTTATGAAAAACCGGCGACAACGGTTCAAAAAACGAGAGACACACCGAAAGAGCGCCGCCAGAAAGCGGTGGAAGCTCCAACAGTTCCGAATTTGGTTAGCCTGCAAAGCGCAATGAAAGCCTCAAAAGTAAATTTGGTTGAACCGAGAGTTTACGCTGAAGCACAAGATATTGCTGAACATTTGAAAAGCAAGCGTGCTGTCGTCGTCAATTTGCAAAGAATCGAAAAAGATCAAGGCCTGCGCATCATCGACTTTTTAAGTGGAACTGTCTATGCACTCGGCGGAGATATTCAGCGCATAGGAACCGACATCTTTCTTTGCGTACCGGACACTGTAGAAGTGGACGGCGCCATTTCTGATTTTTATTATGATGATCAACAATAG
- a CDS encoding YggT family protein translates to MGILGIILTAVNIYSYLLIASILMSWLPNARESSIGQMLAKITDPYLDIFRKIIPPIGMIDFSPIIAIFALNLASNGLVVLFRTFLG, encoded by the coding sequence ATGGGAATATTGGGAATAATTTTAACAGCTGTTAATATATATTCGTACTTGCTGATCGCCAGTATCTTGATGAGCTGGCTGCCAAATGCTCGAGAGTCAAGTATTGGGCAAATGCTCGCGAAAATTACAGATCCTTATTTAGACATTTTCAGAAAGATCATTCCGCCAATCGGCATGATCGATTTTTCGCCGATTATCGCTATTTTCGCTTTGAACCTGGCGAGCAATGGTTTGGTTGTTTTGTTTAGAACTTTCCTAGGATAA
- a CDS encoding cell division protein FtsQ/DivIB: MDKVIDIEERIPTLRERRKKRTNRKFVALLVIFLVFLAILYYSQSKHSEIQTITVSGNAVYEKDNYLEASGLAVGQSMWSFKEAAIEKRLNNLEWVENATVEKKWLTGVDINIDEFEKSGYLERENSYQIILSNGYAVEKPVTAIDGPIFTNFEDEKKRVKLVSQLAEVEAEVSNLISQVILASEKTETSYVTLYMNDGNEVHAILSTLAEKLNYYPSVTAQLKESQKGVIDMEVGIFFTSYDDVYGPPKEEVEDEEITAE; this comes from the coding sequence ATGGACAAAGTGATTGATATCGAAGAACGTATCCCGACGCTTCGTGAGCGGCGGAAAAAAAGAACCAATCGCAAGTTCGTGGCTCTGCTTGTTATTTTTCTCGTTTTTCTTGCCATTCTGTACTACAGCCAGTCAAAACATAGCGAAATACAAACTATTACGGTCAGCGGAAATGCCGTCTACGAGAAAGACAACTATCTGGAAGCAAGCGGATTAGCGGTTGGCCAATCAATGTGGTCTTTTAAAGAGGCGGCAATTGAGAAGCGCTTGAACAATTTGGAATGGGTGGAAAATGCGACTGTCGAGAAGAAGTGGCTGACCGGAGTAGACATCAATATCGATGAATTTGAAAAAAGTGGTTATTTGGAGCGTGAAAATAGCTATCAAATAATCTTATCCAATGGTTATGCAGTGGAAAAACCGGTTACTGCGATTGATGGGCCAATCTTTACAAATTTTGAAGATGAAAAGAAAAGAGTTAAACTGGTTTCTCAATTGGCCGAAGTTGAGGCTGAAGTCTCCAATTTAATCTCACAAGTCATATTAGCTTCAGAAAAAACAGAGACGTCTTATGTTACGTTGTACATGAATGATGGAAACGAAGTTCATGCCATTTTGAGCACACTTGCCGAAAAGCTGAATTATTACCCATCGGTGACCGCTCAGCTCAAGGAAAGCCAAAAAGGAGTAATTGACATGGAAGTAGGAATCTTCTTCACTTCTTATGACGATGTGTACGGTCCTCCGAAGGAAGAGGTCGAAGATGAAGAAATCACAGCAGAATAG
- the ftsZ gene encoding cell division protein FtsZ yields MLEFDTSIDSLAVIKVIGVGGGGNNAVNRMIEHGVQGVEFIAVNTDAQALNLSKAEVRLQIGGKLTRGLGAGANPEVGKKAAEESKEQIEEALRGADMVFVTAGMGGGTGTGAAPVIAGIAKELGALTVGVVTRPFTFEGRKRSTQAIGGIGTMKESVDTLIVIPNDRLLEIVDKSTPMLEAFREADNVLRQGVQGISDLIAVPGLINLDFADVKTIMSNKGSALMGIGVSSGENRASEAAKKAVSSPLLEVSVDGAKGVLMNITGGSNLSLYEVQEAADIVASASDEEVNMIFGSVINDNLKDEIVVTVIATGFNEEQIQPRTPRGSGLNSSRVQSIQQQTPPPSYRETRREEQRREEQVPTTSYQQEPLRQEKQQDDALDIPTFLRNRQKRR; encoded by the coding sequence ATGTTGGAATTTGATACATCAATTGATTCTCTGGCAGTAATAAAAGTAATTGGCGTTGGCGGTGGCGGAAACAACGCCGTAAACCGAATGATTGAACACGGTGTCCAAGGTGTTGAGTTTATCGCTGTAAATACCGATGCTCAAGCTTTGAACTTATCTAAAGCAGAAGTCCGCCTTCAAATCGGCGGAAAACTAACTCGTGGACTTGGAGCGGGTGCTAATCCTGAAGTCGGCAAAAAAGCGGCGGAAGAAAGCAAAGAACAAATCGAAGAAGCGTTGCGCGGAGCTGATATGGTATTCGTCACTGCTGGTATGGGTGGAGGCACAGGTACTGGTGCAGCACCGGTTATCGCAGGCATCGCAAAAGAATTAGGCGCATTGACGGTTGGGGTTGTTACACGCCCATTCACGTTTGAAGGCCGTAAACGTTCAACTCAAGCGATCGGCGGAATCGGAACGATGAAGGAATCTGTCGATACGTTGATCGTAATTCCAAATGATCGTTTGCTTGAAATCGTTGACAAGAGCACTCCGATGCTTGAAGCATTCCGTGAAGCGGACAATGTTTTACGCCAAGGTGTACAAGGCATCTCGGATTTGATCGCTGTTCCTGGATTGATCAACCTTGACTTTGCCGATGTAAAAACAATCATGTCGAACAAAGGATCTGCTTTAATGGGTATCGGTGTTTCTTCTGGAGAAAACCGTGCATCAGAAGCTGCCAAAAAAGCGGTATCAAGCCCATTGCTTGAAGTTTCCGTTGATGGCGCAAAAGGCGTTTTGATGAACATCACAGGCGGATCGAACTTGAGCTTGTATGAAGTACAAGAAGCAGCTGATATTGTCGCGTCAGCTTCTGACGAAGAAGTGAATATGATTTTTGGTTCTGTCATCAATGACAATTTAAAAGATGAAATCGTAGTTACAGTAATTGCTACTGGTTTCAACGAAGAGCAAATACAGCCGAGAACGCCGCGTGGATCAGGTTTGAACTCTAGCCGAGTGCAGTCGATTCAACAGCAGACGCCTCCGCCATCATATCGTGAAACTCGCCGCGAAGAACAACGCCGTGAAGAGCAAGTTCCAACAACTTCTTACCAACAAGAGCCTTTGCGCCAGGAAAAACAACAGGATGATGCATTAGATATCCCAACGTTCTTGCGCAATCGCCAAAAGAGACGCTAA
- a CDS encoding DUF881 domain-containing protein: protein MRKKIFSRFSIILFVIGLMMAVQYNTINEPNSRDTRDVWEIRQELAKEKKLHSELLSEIGQMDDTLEKYEATSKESPEQALKETVEELRSLAGLTETNGPGLEVTIEPSPEAVAFGQNIEGISPDLLIRFVNGINSFNNLEISIDGNRVVNTTAIRDINGQTTVNTKPVQTPPFAVKIVASSMEDTEKLYNYLLSSPLLDDFYIDDLTVTVSEPKDDMAVEAYDGKISNQYLKDAKGE, encoded by the coding sequence ATGAGAAAGAAAATCTTTTCCCGATTTTCAATTATATTATTTGTCATCGGTTTAATGATGGCAGTCCAATATAATACGATTAATGAACCTAACTCCCGGGATACACGAGACGTGTGGGAAATCAGACAAGAGCTTGCTAAGGAAAAAAAGCTTCATTCTGAATTACTGTCAGAAATCGGCCAAATGGACGACACGCTGGAGAAATACGAAGCTACTTCTAAAGAAAGTCCAGAACAAGCTTTAAAAGAGACGGTCGAGGAATTAAGAAGTTTAGCAGGTCTCACAGAAACCAACGGGCCCGGCCTTGAGGTTACGATTGAGCCTTCACCGGAAGCTGTGGCATTCGGGCAAAATATAGAAGGCATCTCGCCGGATTTATTGATTAGGTTTGTCAATGGCATTAACTCGTTCAACAATTTAGAAATATCGATAGATGGAAACCGTGTCGTCAACACTACAGCAATCAGAGATATCAATGGCCAAACAACTGTGAACACAAAACCGGTTCAAACTCCGCCATTTGCAGTCAAAATAGTTGCAAGCTCGATGGAAGATACAGAAAAGCTATATAATTACTTGTTGTCTTCTCCATTGCTGGATGATTTTTATATCGACGACTTAACTGTTACGGTATCGGAACCAAAAGACGATATGGCGGTAGAAGCGTACGATGGAAAAATCAGCAATCAGTATTTGAAAGATGCAAAGGGGGAATAA
- the mraY gene encoding phospho-N-acetylmuramoyl-pentapeptide-transferase, translating into MNADMLLGFGIALVLTVLLMPLFIPLLKRMKFGQSIREEGPQSHMKKTGTPTMGGLVFLIAIIVTTLVVALITDLLTSEIMILLLVLFGFGLIGFLDDFIKVVLKRNLGLTSLQKLVAQIVIAIVSFFLLNSINFDTALNIPFTSISIELSGLYVLFLIFWLVGFSNAVNLTDGLDGLVAGTASIAFAAFGVLAVFQDQMGVALFTFTVAGALIGFLIFNKYPAKVFMGDTGSLALGGALAVVSILLKQEFLLLIIGLVFVLETLSVILQVGSFKLRKKRIFKMSPIHHHFELSGWSEWKVVTVFWLVGLVAAVIVVSLEVV; encoded by the coding sequence ATGAACGCTGATATGTTACTTGGTTTTGGAATTGCCTTAGTTTTAACAGTCCTATTAATGCCGCTTTTTATTCCTTTGCTGAAAAGGATGAAATTTGGCCAAAGCATCCGGGAAGAAGGACCGCAATCACATATGAAAAAAACAGGCACCCCCACAATGGGGGGACTCGTTTTCCTGATTGCCATTATTGTTACCACGTTAGTGGTAGCGTTGATCACTGATTTATTGACATCTGAAATCATGATTTTGCTGCTAGTGTTATTCGGCTTCGGCTTAATCGGATTTTTGGATGATTTTATCAAAGTGGTACTAAAACGAAATCTTGGTTTGACATCACTGCAAAAGTTGGTAGCGCAAATTGTGATTGCCATCGTGTCATTTTTCTTGCTAAACAGCATTAATTTTGATACAGCTTTAAACATACCGTTTACATCGATTTCGATTGAACTTTCTGGTTTATATGTGTTGTTTCTCATCTTCTGGCTAGTCGGATTCTCGAACGCAGTCAATTTAACTGACGGCCTCGATGGTCTAGTGGCAGGTACGGCTTCTATTGCCTTTGCTGCTTTTGGTGTATTGGCTGTTTTTCAAGACCAAATGGGAGTTGCGCTCTTTACGTTCACTGTAGCCGGAGCTTTGATAGGCTTCTTGATTTTCAACAAATACCCAGCGAAAGTGTTCATGGGGGATACAGGTTCATTAGCTTTAGGCGGTGCACTTGCTGTCGTTTCAATCTTACTGAAACAAGAATTTCTACTGTTGATCATCGGATTGGTATTTGTGCTTGAAACTTTGTCGGTCATCCTGCAAGTGGGCAGTTTCAAGTTAAGAAAAAAACGGATCTTTAAAATGAGCCCGATTCATCATCATTTCGAATTAAGCGGCTGGTCCGAATGGAAAGTCGTAACGGTATTTTGGCTTGTCGGCCTTGTTGCTGCAGTTATTGTCGTTTCGTTGGAGGTAGTGTAA
- the ftsA gene encoding cell division protein FtsA has translation MSQSELYVSLDIGSSSVKVLIGEMANKSLHVIGVGNVKSNGIKKGAIVDIDATVQSIKKAVDQAERMIGRSIQEVVLGIPATKVALHPVKGVVAVNSENREITDEDLDRVLESAQVMSIPPERELVNVIPEQYIVDHLDEIKDPRGMIGIRLEMDGTMVTTSKTMLHNVLRCVEKAGLQIRDIYVQPLAAGYYALTEDEKNHGTACIDIGGGSTSIAVFQNGHLTASSVIPVGGDHVTKDLSIVLKTPTDQAERIKVEYGHAFYDNASEDELFEVPVIGSDTREQYSQKYISEIIGVRLEELFELILDELYRLGVQDLPGGVVLTGGMAKLEGLPELARNILQTRVRLFTPEFIGVREPQYTTAVGLIQYAYMEDVFYGRIGSGVALSESVKIEQEPQQQKVQKQPKQAKQNGEGVVTKAKKMFDRFFE, from the coding sequence TTGAGTCAATCAGAATTATATGTAAGTTTAGATATTGGGTCATCATCGGTTAAAGTACTGATCGGAGAAATGGCCAACAAGTCGTTGCATGTCATCGGCGTTGGAAACGTTAAATCCAATGGGATCAAAAAAGGTGCGATTGTTGATATAGATGCTACAGTACAATCCATTAAGAAAGCTGTCGATCAAGCAGAACGGATGATTGGCAGATCAATACAGGAAGTTGTTTTAGGAATTCCTGCCACCAAAGTTGCACTTCATCCAGTCAAAGGTGTCGTAGCAGTTAATAGTGAGAACCGTGAAATCACGGATGAAGATTTGGATCGCGTATTGGAATCCGCTCAAGTCATGTCGATTCCACCTGAACGGGAATTGGTGAATGTCATTCCCGAACAATACATCGTAGACCATTTGGATGAAATCAAAGATCCTCGAGGTATGATTGGGATTCGTCTTGAAATGGATGGTACAATGGTTACAACATCCAAAACGATGTTGCACAATGTCTTAAGATGCGTAGAAAAAGCCGGTCTTCAAATTCGTGATATTTATGTTCAGCCACTTGCTGCCGGATATTATGCTTTGACAGAAGACGAAAAGAACCACGGTACAGCTTGCATCGATATCGGCGGCGGTTCTACTTCTATTGCTGTCTTCCAAAATGGCCACTTGACTGCTTCGTCGGTAATTCCTGTCGGCGGAGACCATGTAACAAAAGATTTATCCATCGTTTTAAAAACACCTACAGATCAAGCAGAAAGAATTAAAGTCGAATACGGACATGCTTTTTATGATAATGCTTCTGAAGACGAGTTGTTTGAAGTTCCGGTCATTGGATCAGATACAAGAGAACAGTACAGCCAAAAATACATATCTGAAATAATCGGAGTTCGCCTGGAAGAACTTTTCGAATTGATTTTAGATGAGCTTTACCGTCTTGGTGTTCAAGACCTTCCAGGAGGAGTCGTCTTGACTGGTGGCATGGCCAAGCTAGAAGGGTTGCCTGAACTTGCAAGAAACATTCTGCAAACCCGTGTCCGGTTGTTTACACCGGAATTTATCGGTGTTCGGGAACCTCAATACACAACCGCTGTCGGCCTTATTCAATACGCTTATATGGAAGATGTGTTCTACGGACGCATCGGAAGTGGTGTGGCGTTGTCCGAATCGGTAAAAATTGAACAAGAACCACAGCAGCAAAAAGTGCAAAAGCAGCCAAAACAAGCGAAACAAAACGGCGAAGGCGTCGTTACAAAAGCCAAGAAAATGTTTGATAGATTCTTTGAATAA
- a CDS encoding RNA-binding protein, with amino-acid sequence MESLLQHFRKDEQQFIEQVSGWIIDVEDRYSPKLTDFLDPRERFIVQAVLGSSDVLMAASGMFEGAERQRVLLYPSYYEPQPEDFQITMFELKYPVRFVTLKHPDILGSLMSIGLGRGKFGDIRIEGERIQFAVAQEVSSYLQTNFVSAAKVKVQLNPVADQAAYITAIDEWTEESFTVSSMRLDTVISSVYNISRQKAASLIHAGKVRVNWTVQENPSFELHESDLISSRGYGRIKVGMIEGRTKKDKIRLQIGRLDTNK; translated from the coding sequence ATGGAATCTTTACTGCAGCATTTCAGAAAAGACGAACAGCAGTTTATCGAACAAGTTTCTGGGTGGATCATTGATGTAGAAGACCGATATTCACCAAAGTTGACCGATTTTCTTGATCCGCGTGAGCGTTTTATCGTCCAGGCGGTATTAGGATCGAGCGACGTCCTGATGGCTGCTTCAGGAATGTTTGAAGGAGCGGAGCGGCAGCGCGTTTTGCTGTACCCTTCCTATTATGAACCTCAACCGGAAGATTTTCAGATCACCATGTTCGAGTTGAAATATCCTGTCCGGTTTGTCACACTTAAGCATCCGGATATTTTAGGTTCTTTGATGTCAATCGGCTTAGGGCGTGGCAAATTTGGGGATATTCGGATTGAAGGCGAGCGGATTCAATTTGCGGTTGCCCAAGAAGTCAGTTCGTATCTGCAGACGAATTTCGTTTCAGCTGCGAAAGTAAAAGTCCAACTGAATCCGGTGGCAGATCAAGCCGCCTACATAACAGCTATAGATGAATGGACAGAAGAGTCGTTCACGGTCAGCTCTATGCGGCTGGATACAGTCATCAGTTCGGTCTACAATATTTCCCGTCAGAAAGCGGCTTCCTTGATTCACGCTGGAAAAGTGCGTGTCAATTGGACCGTCCAAGAAAATCCTTCGTTTGAATTACACGAATCTGATTTGATTTCCTCCAGAGGATATGGGAGGATAAAAGTTGGCATGATTGAAGGGCGGACGAAAAAAGACAAAATTCGCTTGCAAATCGGACGTTTGGACACGAACAAGTAG
- a CDS encoding small basic family protein, whose protein sequence is MWLSVLGLILGISLGLLTDMQIPPEYANYLSIAVLASLDTLFGGIRAHLQQVYDDKVFVSGFFFNIVLAAGLAFLGVHLGVDLYLAAIFAFGVRLFQNIAVIRRLLLVKWTNKKEVAETLG, encoded by the coding sequence ATGTGGTTGTCTGTGTTAGGATTAATACTAGGAATTTCGCTTGGGCTTTTGACGGACATGCAAATTCCGCCAGAATACGCAAACTATCTTTCTATTGCTGTTCTTGCCTCCTTGGATACTTTGTTTGGAGGAATCCGGGCGCATTTGCAGCAAGTGTATGATGACAAGGTTTTCGTCTCTGGGTTTTTCTTTAATATTGTGCTAGCGGCAGGGCTTGCTTTTCTCGGTGTGCATTTAGGTGTCGATCTCTACTTAGCGGCAATTTTTGCCTTTGGTGTTCGGCTATTTCAAAATATTGCCGTTATTCGCCGGCTTTTATTGGTAAAATGGACCAATAAAAAAGAAGTGGCAGAAACACTTGGATAA
- a CDS encoding YggS family pyridoxal phosphate-dependent enzyme: MKPIKPVFEKINNELESIQKGIQVIAVTKQVGIERTKEAIDAGVRHLGENRPEGLSAKRDVISADVNWHFIGTLQTRKVKDVINQIDYLHSLDRMSLAKEIQKRANRPIDCFVQVNVSQEESKSGLSPSETAEFIKSLESFDKIRVVGLMTMAPNTSDENVIRQVFKGLKTLQLEVASQNWRHAPCLECSMGMSNDYLIAAQEGATFVRIGTALVGTESEA, from the coding sequence ATGAAACCGATAAAACCTGTTTTTGAAAAAATCAATAACGAACTGGAAAGTATACAAAAAGGGATACAAGTTATTGCTGTAACAAAGCAAGTTGGGATTGAGCGCACAAAAGAAGCGATTGACGCAGGGGTTCGGCATCTTGGAGAAAATCGGCCAGAAGGATTGTCCGCTAAGCGAGATGTCATTTCAGCTGATGTCAACTGGCATTTTATCGGAACGCTGCAAACCCGAAAAGTCAAAGATGTGATCAATCAAATCGATTATTTGCATTCGTTGGATCGGATGAGTTTAGCTAAGGAAATTCAAAAGCGCGCAAATCGTCCTATAGATTGCTTTGTACAAGTAAATGTTTCACAGGAAGAGTCGAAAAGCGGACTTTCTCCATCAGAAACAGCAGAGTTTATCAAATCGCTGGAAAGCTTTGATAAAATTCGTGTTGTCGGCTTGATGACAATGGCTCCTAATACATCAGATGAAAATGTTATTCGACAAGTTTTCAAAGGTTTAAAAACTCTTCAATTGGAAGTTGCTTCCCAAAATTGGAGACATGCGCCGTGCTTGGAATGTTCAATGGGCATGTCCAATGATTACTTGATTGCAGCCCAAGAAGGGGCTACTTTTGTCCGAATAGGAACTGCATTAGTGGGAACGGAAAGTGAGGCATAA
- a CDS encoding DUF881 domain-containing protein, giving the protein MKKSQQNSRSKFSKSIVFSLVFLVLGFMLSYSYSLSKSQEAEGDFTGGAFFEQEERYRKELIEQQERNKELREELEKKQTAVQTFEQSFSEGESHNTDYAKEAEALRRVLGLLPVEGSGLTVTLQDSEYDPNSVNPNDYIVHESHIFQVINELYISGAEAVSINGQRIHANSRIVCTGPVITVDGVQYPAPFTISAIGKPDVLASSMQLAGGVLDQLVNDNVVVTLDEKQIISMPAFLTEL; this is encoded by the coding sequence ATGAAGAAATCACAGCAGAATAGCCGTTCTAAATTCAGTAAATCGATTGTCTTTTCACTTGTGTTTTTGGTGTTGGGGTTTATGCTGTCCTATTCTTATAGCTTATCTAAATCCCAGGAAGCTGAAGGGGACTTTACTGGGGGCGCTTTTTTTGAGCAGGAAGAGCGGTATCGAAAAGAATTGATCGAACAGCAGGAACGCAATAAAGAGCTGCGTGAAGAACTTGAGAAAAAACAAACGGCAGTCCAAACTTTTGAACAATCTTTTTCAGAAGGGGAGAGCCACAATACTGATTATGCAAAAGAAGCGGAAGCGCTTCGCCGCGTTCTCGGCTTGTTGCCTGTCGAAGGCAGCGGATTGACTGTTACGCTGCAGGATAGTGAATACGATCCGAATTCGGTCAACCCGAATGACTATATTGTTCATGAAAGCCATATTTTCCAGGTAATTAACGAATTGTACATATCCGGTGCTGAAGCCGTTTCTATCAACGGCCAGCGTATCCATGCAAATTCTCGTATCGTTTGCACGGGTCCAGTTATTACGGTGGATGGAGTTCAATATCCCGCTCCATTTACAATCTCAGCTATCGGTAAGCCGGATGTTCTTGCATCCTCCATGCAATTAGCAGGCGGTGTCCTGGATCAATTGGTTAATGATAATGTGGTCGTCACTTTAGATGAAAAGCAGATCATTTCCATGCCTGCCTTTTTAACAGAATTATAA
- the murD gene encoding UDP-N-acetylmuramoyl-L-alanine--D-glutamate ligase — MKELKDVYQKKILVLGLAKSGFTAARILHKLGAFVTVNDSKPFEENPEAQELLNMGVTVICGRHPEGLLEEGFEVVVKNPGIPYTNILIRSALEKEIPVWTEIELAYLISEAPFIGITGSNGKTTTTTLLFHMLNQDRKKPLIAGNIGTVASGVAEKAKAENVIVTELSSFQLKGTSTFRPHIAIITNIYEAHLDYHGSVEDYKASKMKITQNQTAEDYFIYNADQQVLADHAANCAAQLVPFTLKGRTEHSISADDKFIYWQGEKLIERSKIMLGGQHNLENILAATAAALLWGSKKETINLVLTSFTGVKHRSQFIVNWQGRKFYNDSKATNALATKSALEAFPGQIVLLAGGLERNHSLEELRPYMDRVKVLITFGETADRFAAFAKDCGVPAIEKAGLMHEAVEKAISHSASGDTILLSPACASWDQYDSFEIRGDAFIDAVKQLTEANE; from the coding sequence ATGAAAGAATTGAAAGATGTATATCAAAAAAAAATATTGGTGCTGGGCCTTGCAAAAAGTGGGTTTACGGCAGCTCGCATCCTTCATAAACTAGGTGCTTTTGTTACGGTCAATGATTCAAAACCGTTTGAAGAAAATCCGGAAGCACAAGAACTGCTAAATATGGGTGTTACGGTCATTTGCGGCAGACATCCTGAAGGGCTGCTTGAAGAAGGCTTTGAAGTCGTGGTAAAAAACCCGGGAATTCCTTATACGAACATTTTAATCCGTTCGGCTTTGGAAAAAGAAATACCCGTATGGACGGAAATCGAGTTAGCTTATTTGATCAGTGAAGCGCCGTTTATCGGAATTACCGGTTCGAACGGCAAAACCACAACAACTACGTTATTGTTCCATATGCTTAACCAAGACAGAAAAAAACCGTTGATTGCTGGAAATATCGGAACGGTGGCGAGTGGAGTTGCTGAAAAAGCTAAGGCGGAAAATGTCATTGTGACTGAGTTGTCTTCTTTCCAATTGAAAGGAACTTCAACATTCCGCCCTCACATTGCCATCATTACGAATATATACGAGGCGCATCTGGATTATCATGGTTCTGTCGAAGATTACAAGGCTTCAAAAATGAAAATCACACAAAACCAAACGGCAGAAGATTATTTCATCTACAATGCCGATCAGCAAGTGTTAGCCGACCATGCCGCTAATTGTGCAGCACAACTAGTGCCTTTCACATTAAAAGGCAGAACCGAACATAGCATTAGTGCTGATGATAAGTTTATTTATTGGCAAGGGGAAAAATTGATTGAGAGATCAAAAATTATGCTGGGAGGCCAGCATAACCTAGAAAATATATTGGCAGCAACAGCTGCGGCACTTTTATGGGGAAGCAAAAAAGAAACCATTAACCTCGTGCTAACGTCATTTACTGGAGTAAAACACCGTTCACAATTCATCGTTAATTGGCAAGGCCGGAAGTTCTACAACGATTCCAAAGCGACGAATGCCTTAGCAACTAAAAGTGCACTTGAAGCGTTCCCTGGCCAAATTGTCTTGCTGGCGGGCGGATTGGAACGCAACCATTCGCTCGAAGAATTGCGTCCGTACATGGATCGTGTGAAAGTGCTTATTACGTTTGGGGAAACAGCCGATCGGTTTGCGGCTTTTGCTAAAGACTGCGGAGTTCCGGCGATCGAAAAAGCAGGCCTTATGCATGAAGCGGTCGAGAAAGCTATCAGCCACTCGGCAAGCGGCGATACCATTTTGCTTTCGCCCGCATGCGCAAGCTGGGACCAATACGATAGTTTTGAAATTCGGGGCGATGCATTTATCGATGCAGTTAAACAATTGACGGAAGCGAACGAATAA